Genomic DNA from Streptomyces venezuelae:
GGCCCCCGATCAGCACGCCGCGCAGGACGGGAAGGCCGGAGATGACGGGGAAGCCGGACAGGGTGATTCTCGACGCCGACGACCCGCTGGCCATGGCCGTGACGGGCGCGATCCGCAGCGGTGACGTCACGACGCTGCGCGACCTGCTCGACGCGCACGCCGGACTCGCCACCGCGGGCGTCGAGTCGCACGGCGAGGGGGCGGGCACGCGCAGCATGCTGCACCTCGCCACGGACTGGCCCGGCCACTTTCCGGCGGCCCCCGAGGTCATCTCGGCCCTGGTCGCGGCGGGCGCCGACCCCGACGCCCGGTTCGTCGGCGCCCACCGCGAAACGCCCCTGCACTGGGCCGCGAGCAACGACGACGTCGCGGCGGTGGACGCGCTGGTCGCGGCGGGCGCGGACATCGAGGCGGACGGCGCGGTCATCGGGGGCGGCACGCCGCTCGCCGACGCACGGGGCTTCGGCCAGTGGCGGGCTGCCCACCGGCTCCTCGGCCTCGGAGCACGGACGACCTTGCAGGACGCGGCGACGCTGGGCCTCCTCGACCGCGTCACGTCCTACGTCGAAGGCGCCCGCGTCCCGCAGAACGCCCACGCCGCCCCCGACATCGAACAGCACGACATCACCCGGCACGACCTCACCAGCGCGTTCTGGGGCGCGTGCCGCGGCGGACACCTGGCGACGGCCCGCTACCTCCTCGAACGGGGCGCCGACCCCGACTGGATCGGGTACGACGGCATGACACCCCTGGACATCGCGGTCGAGGCGGGAGCCGTCGACGTCGCGGAGTGGCTGCGGGGGACAGGGGCCAGGAGACGGCGGACGGGGACCGGCGAGACCCGGGGCCCGGCCTAGCCGGCCGCGGGAGCCGCGTAACAGTGCAGGACGACCCGCTGCCCCGGCTCCCACTCCCGCTCGACGACGCCCAGCGACCGCCACCCCATGCGTTCGTAGAGCGCGGTCGCCGACCGGTCGGAGGACACCACGTCGAGGACCGGATGCAGGCCGCGCCCCCGCGCCTCCCGCGCGGCCCTCCCCATCAGCAGGGCCCCGATCCCATGGCCGCGGGCGTCCGGCGCGACGTACAGGCGACTCAACACGGCCACCGCCTCCGTCTCCCCCGTCGACCCCGCCGCCCCCGTCGCCTCTGCCGCTTCCGACACCGCCTCGCGCCACAGCCCCGGCGCCTCGTCCCCCGGCCCCGGGCGGGCAAGACCGACGTGCCCGACGACCCGCCCGTCGAGCTCGGCCACCCACGCGCCGATCGCGTCGGTGCCTTCCAGCCAAGCCCGCGGCTCCGCGGGCCAGTTGACCGGATACCCGTCGGCCTTGTGCACGGCCGCGAGCACACCGACGCAGGCCTCCAGATCACGCTGGCCGGAACGTTCCCGCAACCGGAGGACGGGGTGCCCGTCTGCCGCGTCGGCGGCACGGTCTCGTCTCATCGAAGCATCGAATCACAGCGGTCGGCCGCGTACGGGCCGCACGCCCAACTAGACAATTCGACAACAACGGCATGGGAGGCCGGTGGCCGGAACCGGTCAGGCGAGCGCCACCAACTCCCGGTAGCCGGCGCTCCACATGTCCTCGTCCCCGTCCGGGAGCAGCAGCACCCGGTCCGGGCGCAGGGCGTCGATCGCGCCCTCGTCGTGCGTGACCATCACGATGGCTCCGGGGTACGTCCCCACCGCGCCGAGCACCTCGTCCCTGGACGCCGGGTCGAGGTTGTTGGTGGGCTCGTCGAGGAGCAGGACGTTCGCGCCGGAGTGGACGAGTCCGGCCAGCGCGAGCCGCGTCTTCTCCCCGCCCGACAGGACCGACGCGGGCTTGTCCGCGTCGTCCCCGCCGAACAGGAAGGACCCCAGCACGCGCCGGACCTCGCCGTCGGTCAGCTGCGGGGCCACGCCCGCGAGGTTCTCCCGGACCGTCCGCGTACCGTCCAGCGTGTCGTGCTCCTGCGCGAAGTACCCGAGCCGCAGCCCGGTCCCCGCCACCACCCGCCCCGCGTCCGGGAGTTCACGCCCGGCGAGCAGCCGGAGCAGCGTCGTCTTCCCGGCACCGTTGAGGCCGAGGACGACGAGCCGGCTCCCCCGGTCGACGGCCAGGTTGACGCCGTGCAGCACCTGATGGGTCCCGTACGACTTGCTCAGCGACACCGCGCCGAGCGGCATCCGGCCGCACGGTGCGGGCTCGGGCAGCCGGATCCGCGCGACCTTCTCACTCCGCCGCCCCGGCTCCGTCCCCGCGAGCATGCGATCGGCGCGCCGGTCCATGTTCTTCGCGGCGGTGGCGGTGGCGACGTGGGAGCGCATCTTGTCGGCCTGTGCGCGCAGTGAGGCGGCCTTCCGTTCGGCGTTGGCGCGTTCGCGGGTACGGCGCCGCTCGTCGGCGGCGCGCTGGGCGCGGTAGGCGTGCCAGCCGGTGTTGTGGACGTCGATGGTGGCGCGCTGCGCGTCGACGTGCAGGACACGGTTGACGGTGTCGGCGAGGAGCCCGGTGTCGTGGCTGATCAGCACGACACCGCCCGGATATCCGGCCAGGTACGCGCGCAGCCAGGTCACCGAGTCGGCGTCCAGGTGGTTGGTCGGCTCGTCGAGGAGCACGGTGTCGTGGTGCGCGAACAGGATCCGCGCGAGCTCGACGCGGCGGCGTTGGCCGCCCGACAGTTCGCCGACGGGCCGGCCCATCACCCGCTCGGGCAGCCCGAGCCCGGCGGCGACCCGGGCGGCCTCGGCCTCCGCGGCGTATCCGCCGTACGCCTGGAAACGGTCGTCCGCGCGGGCGTAGGCGGCCATGGCCCGCTCCTGCGCCGCCGGTCCCACGGCGTCGGCCATGGCGGCCTCGGCGGTGCGCAGCGCCGCGACGGCCTCGTCCAGGCCACGCGCGGACAGGATGCGGTCGGTGACGGTGACGGCGGGGTCGGCGGCGCGCGGGTCCTGGGCGAGATGCCCGACGGAGCCGGTACGGGTGACGGTGCCCTCCGCCGGGGCGGTCTGCCCCGCGAGGATCTTCATCAGGGTGGTCTTGCCGGCGCCGTTGCGCCCGACGAGACCGACGCGGTCGCCGGGGGCGATGTGGAAGGAGACGTCGGACAGCAGGAGGCGGGCGCCGACGCGCACGTCGACACCTCGAACGGTGATCATGGGATAACGCTCCGCACTAGCGAATGGACACACGGGTGGCGTGGAGGCGTGTGTCCTGGCTAGGAAATGCGGGGCGTAGACATGGGGCGAGGCTAACGCGGACGGCGACGACGCCGCACTTTCTTTTACGGGGAGCGCCCCCGTCGTCGGTCCCGGGCCGTCCCACCCGCTTCCGCTGCGACCCCGGCCTCTTAGTCCATGAGGGCGGCATCCGGCGCCGACGCGATCGATGCGGGCCCCGCCCGGGGACATGCCCTAGATGAGCGTCCCGCCCACCCCGTCACGCCGCCACACCCCGTGGCCCCGGGCGCTGCTCACCCTCCTCACCGTCCTCCTGGTCACCCTCGCCCCGGCGTGCACCCCGGCCACCGCCGCACCGCCCCCCGCCGCCCTCTCCACGGAAACCGGCGGCAGCGAGATCCAGCACGACCTCACGGACGCCGCCCTACGCCTCCGCCTCCCCACCCGTCGTGCCACCCACATCCCCACCGCACGGCCCCGCACCCCTGCGCCACCCCGCCCCGCCGCACGTCCCGCACCCGCCCCGCCCCGTCTCCTCCCCCACGTACCCACCCCCCGCTCGGTCGTCCTGCGCTGCTGAGGGAGCCCGCCTCCGCCCCGGCCATCCCCACCACCGCAACGCAGAAGGACACCCCCATGCCGATCGACCCCCACGCGGCCCTGCAAGCCCTGCTCCGCGCCGAAGCGGTGCGCGCGACACCCCCCGAAGCGCCGCCCACCACCACGTCCGAGCACGACGCGGACGACCCCCAGCCCGGCCGGCCGGGTCAGCAGCCCACACCCGGCGAGAACACCTGACGCGGCGCCGTCCCCGGACGGCTCGGCGCTACCGCCTGCGCCGAGCCGTCCCGAACACGGACCGCGAGATCTCCCGCCCGATCTGCGTCCCCATGGACCGCAACAGCGACTTGAACATCCCGCTCCCCACCACCTGCTCCACCACGGAGCCCCCTCCCCCGCCCCTTCCCCTGCTCGGAGGCGCCTCCGAAGCCGCGGGCCGCTCCGCCTCCCGCGCGCTCAACTTCTCGTACGCCGACTCCCGGTCCACCGCCTCCGCGTACCGCGGATAGAGCACCGACGCCCGCACCGCCCGCTCCAGCGCCCCGGACTCGACGGGCCCCATCAGCGACTCGGGGGCCCGTAGCCGGGTCGCCGCGACCGGCGTGGGCGCACCCTTGTCACCGAGTACGGTCATCACCGCCTCGCCCGTACCGATCCCGGTGAGGACCTCCTCCAGGTCGTACGCCGAATCCGGGAACGTCCGCACCGTCGCCCTCAGCGCCTTCTGGTCGTCGGGAGTGAACGCCCGCAGAGCGTGCTGGATCCGGTTGCCGAGCTGCCCGAGCACGTCCGCGGGCACGTCCTTCGGCGTCTGCGTCACGAAGAAGACGCCGACGCCCTTCGAACGGATCAGCCGCACCGTCTGCGTGATCGCCTGGAGGAACGCCTTGGACGCGCCGTTGAAGAGCAGGTGGGCCTCGTCGAAGAAGAAGACGAGCTTCGGCTTCTCCACGTCGCCGACCTCGGGCAGGTCGTTGTAGAGGTCGGCGAGCAGCCACATCAGGAAGGTCGAGAAGAGCTGCGGCTTGTCCTGGACGTCGGCCAGCTCCAGGACGGACACGAGGCCCCGCCCGTCCGGCGCGAGCCGCAGGAACTCGCTCGTGTCGAACTCGGGCTCCCCGAAGAAGTCGCCCATGCCCTGCGCCTCGAAGGCGGTGAGCGCCCGCAGGATGACCCCGGCCGTGACGGTCGACAGGCCGCCGATGCCCTTCAGCTCCGGCTTGCCCTCGTCCGACGTGAGGAAGGTGACGACCGCGCGGAGGTCCTTCAGGTCGACCAGTTCCAGCCCCTTCTGGTCGGCGTAGTGGAAGATCAGTCCCAGCGACTGCTCCTGGGTCTGGTTCAGCTGCAGCACCTTGGAGAGAAGGACAGGGCCGAAGCTGGTGATCGTGGCCCGGACGGGAATCCCCGTGCCGATGCCGCCGAGCGCGTAGAACTCGCTCGGAAACCCCGTCGGCTCCCACTCCTGCCCGACGTCCGCGACCCGCTCCGCGACCTTGTCGCCCGCCTCGCCGGGGGCGGAGATCCCCGAGACGTCGCCCTTGATGTCCGCGAGGAACACGGGGACCCCCTGCGCGGCGAGCTGCTCGGCGATCAGCTGCAGGGTCTTGGTCTTGCCCGTGCCGGTCGCACCGGCGACCAGGCCGTGGCGGTTGAGCATGGGCAGCGGGACGCGGATCTGCGCGTCGGCGAGGCACTCCCCGCCCCACAACAGCGCGCCGAGTTCCAGGGCGGGCCCGGTGAAGTCGTACCCGGCGGCGATCTCCGCGGCCTCCACAGGCAGCGGTCTCCCCGCGTCCGCGCCTCTCGCGCCACCCGCGTCCCCGCCTGTGTCCGCACGTGTGTCCGTACGTGTGTCCGCACCCCCGGAACCGTCGCTTCCACTCGTCACCCCCATACCCGGCGCGGACTCGTTCGGGCGGTTCACATGGCCCGGCGTGGACGGAATCGGCTGGCTCTCGCTCACTTCGTCCCCTGTTCCCGGCTGAGGCGTTCCCGCTTTGACCCGATTTAGGGCGTCATTTCCCAGGCTCGCACTCCGTCTCCATGGCTGCGCCCGGAGAGCCTTGCCCGGTAGGCTTTCCGTGTGATCTTCAAGCGCATCGGAAACGGCCGGCCGTACCCCGACCACGGCCGGGAAAGCACCCGGCAGTGGGCGGACGTCGCGCCGCGCCCGGTCCGCCTCGATCAGCTCGTCACCACCAAGGGCCAGCTGGATCTGGAGACCCTCCTCGCCGAGGACTCGACCTTCTACGGCGACCTCTTCGCGCACGTCGTGAAGTGGCAGGGCGATCTCTACCTCGAGGACGGCCTGCACCGCGCGGTCCGCGCCGCGCTCCAGCAGCGCCAGGTGCTCCACGCGCGCGTGCTCGAACTCGACTGACCGGCCGCCGGGAGGCGATCGCCGCCCGCATTGGCCCTTTCGGGTTGCAGTGGGCCCCGGGTAATGATCATTTAGTAGGCATCACCGCCCCGCCGCACTACGCTGCGCCCATGAGCATGCTCACTCCCCCCGGCATGGGCGGCAAGTACCGCATCACGGGGGACAAATATCCACGGATGCGCCGCCCCAGCGGTCGCCGCAGGATCGTGCTCGCGGTCATCGCGTCCGTCGCGGCCGTCGGCCTGCTCGGCTGGGGCACGCTGCAGCTCATCGACGTGTTCACGGGCGGCAGCAAGGCGTCGGCCGCGGGCCGGGCCTCCCGGGACTGCGCACGGGCCGCGGATGCCTCCCGGACATCGCAGCAGCGGCAGAAACCGTTGCCCACGCCGAAGCAGATCACCGTCAACGTCTACAACGCCACGCCCCGCGGCGGTCTCGCCAAGAACACCGCCGGCGAGCTGAAGAAGCGCGGCTTCACCATCGGCAAGGTCGGCAACGCGACGAAGGCGTACGACAAGAAGGTCAAGGGCACCGGGCTGCTCCTCGGCGCAAGGTCGGCCACCGACACCGCGCTGCCCGTGCTCGGCACGCAGCTCGCCGGCGCCGAGCACCGCTCCGACGCCCGCAGGAGCGGCGAGGTCGACCTCGTCATCGGCGACAAGTTCAAGAACCTGACGAAAAAAGAGGACGCCGACAAGGCCCTGGCCGCACTGGCCAAGCCCGAGCCGACGCCCTCCGCGTCCGGAAAGAACTGCTGACTACTCCGCGGTCCCGTACATGCGGTCGCCCGCGTCGCCGAGCCCCGGCACGATGTACCCCTGCTCGTTGAGCCGCTCGTCGACCGAGGCCGTCACGACCGTCACCGGCGTACCCGCCAGCTCGCGCTCCATGACCTCGACGCCCTCGGGGGCGGCGAGCAGCACCACGGCGGTCACGTCGTCCGCGCCGCGCTTGATGAGCTCCTGGATCGCCGCGACGAGCGTGCCGCCCGTGGCGAGCATCGGGTCCAGGACGTACACCTGACGCCCGGAGAGGTCCTCCGGCATGCGCGTCGCGTACGTGGAGGCCTCCAGGGTCTCCTCGTTGCGGATCATGCCGAGGAAGCCCACCTCGGCGGTCGGGAGCAGCCGCACCATGCCGTCGAGCATGCCGAGACCGGCACGGAGGATCGGCACCACCAGCGGGCGCGGGTGCGACAGCTTCACGCCCGTCGTCCGCGTCACGGGGGTGTCGATGTCGACCTGCTCGGTGCGCACGTCCCGGGTGGCCTCGTACGCGAGCAGGG
This window encodes:
- a CDS encoding GNAT family N-acetyltransferase; protein product: MRRDRAADAADGHPVLRLRERSGQRDLEACVGVLAAVHKADGYPVNWPAEPRAWLEGTDAIGAWVAELDGRVVGHVGLARPGPGDEAPGLWREAVSEAAEATGAAGSTGETEAVAVLSRLYVAPDARGHGIGALLMGRAAREARGRGLHPVLDVVSSDRSATALYERMGWRSLGVVEREWEPGQRVVLHCYAAPAAG
- a CDS encoding ankyrin repeat domain-containing protein, encoding MILDADDPLAMAVTGAIRSGDVTTLRDLLDAHAGLATAGVESHGEGAGTRSMLHLATDWPGHFPAAPEVISALVAAGADPDARFVGAHRETPLHWAASNDDVAAVDALVAAGADIEADGAVIGGGTPLADARGFGQWRAAHRLLGLGARTTLQDAATLGLLDRVTSYVEGARVPQNAHAAPDIEQHDITRHDLTSAFWGACRGGHLATARYLLERGADPDWIGYDGMTPLDIAVEAGAVDVAEWLRGTGARRRRTGTGETRGPA
- a CDS encoding ABC-F family ATP-binding cassette domain-containing protein produces the protein MITVRGVDVRVGARLLLSDVSFHIAPGDRVGLVGRNGAGKTTLMKILAGQTAPAEGTVTRTGSVGHLAQDPRAADPAVTVTDRILSARGLDEAVAALRTAEAAMADAVGPAAQERAMAAYARADDRFQAYGGYAAEAEAARVAAGLGLPERVMGRPVGELSGGQRRRVELARILFAHHDTVLLDEPTNHLDADSVTWLRAYLAGYPGGVVLISHDTGLLADTVNRVLHVDAQRATIDVHNTGWHAYRAQRAADERRRTRERANAERKAASLRAQADKMRSHVATATAAKNMDRRADRMLAGTEPGRRSEKVARIRLPEPAPCGRMPLGAVSLSKSYGTHQVLHGVNLAVDRGSRLVVLGLNGAGKTTLLRLLAGRELPDAGRVVAGTGLRLGYFAQEHDTLDGTRTVRENLAGVAPQLTDGEVRRVLGSFLFGGDDADKPASVLSGGEKTRLALAGLVHSGANVLLLDEPTNNLDPASRDEVLGAVGTYPGAIVMVTHDEGAIDALRPDRVLLLPDGDEDMWSAGYRELVALA
- a CDS encoding helicase HerA-like domain-containing protein, producing MGVTSGSDGSGGADTRTDTRADTGGDAGGARGADAGRPLPVEAAEIAAGYDFTGPALELGALLWGGECLADAQIRVPLPMLNRHGLVAGATGTGKTKTLQLIAEQLAAQGVPVFLADIKGDVSGISAPGEAGDKVAERVADVGQEWEPTGFPSEFYALGGIGTGIPVRATITSFGPVLLSKVLQLNQTQEQSLGLIFHYADQKGLELVDLKDLRAVVTFLTSDEGKPELKGIGGLSTVTAGVILRALTAFEAQGMGDFFGEPEFDTSEFLRLAPDGRGLVSVLELADVQDKPQLFSTFLMWLLADLYNDLPEVGDVEKPKLVFFFDEAHLLFNGASKAFLQAITQTVRLIRSKGVGVFFVTQTPKDVPADVLGQLGNRIQHALRAFTPDDQKALRATVRTFPDSAYDLEEVLTGIGTGEAVMTVLGDKGAPTPVAATRLRAPESLMGPVESGALERAVRASVLYPRYAEAVDRESAYEKLSAREAERPAASEAPPSRGRGGGGGSVVEQVVGSGMFKSLLRSMGTQIGREISRSVFGTARRRR
- the upp gene encoding uracil phosphoribosyltransferase: MRIHVVDHPLVAHKLTTLRDKRTDSPTFRRLADELVTLLAYEATRDVRTEQVDIDTPVTRTTGVKLSHPRPLVVPILRAGLGMLDGMVRLLPTAEVGFLGMIRNEETLEASTYATRMPEDLSGRQVYVLDPMLATGGTLVAAIQELIKRGADDVTAVVLLAAPEGVEVMERELAGTPVTVVTASVDERLNEQGYIVPGLGDAGDRMYGTAE
- a CDS encoding LytR C-terminal domain-containing protein; translated protein: MSMLTPPGMGGKYRITGDKYPRMRRPSGRRRIVLAVIASVAAVGLLGWGTLQLIDVFTGGSKASAAGRASRDCARAADASRTSQQRQKPLPTPKQITVNVYNATPRGGLAKNTAGELKKRGFTIGKVGNATKAYDKKVKGTGLLLGARSATDTALPVLGTQLAGAEHRSDARRSGEVDLVIGDKFKNLTKKEDADKALAALAKPEPTPSASGKNC
- a CDS encoding type II toxin-antitoxin system VapB family antitoxin: MIFKRIGNGRPYPDHGRESTRQWADVAPRPVRLDQLVTTKGQLDLETLLAEDSTFYGDLFAHVVKWQGDLYLEDGLHRAVRAALQQRQVLHARVLELD